Proteins from a single region of bacterium:
- the recG gene encoding ATP-dependent DNA helicase RecG, producing MLKNPVRYIKGVGEKRAFVLSKLGIHTAQDLLYHFPRRWEDRRHFKKIRELVDGEKVAILGRVLDAESTVTRKGLVIVKAVIDDVSGVAYLTWFNQPYMKKRFKALRGKRIVAYGTVKKNRFGVEIENPEWEEVEEEEGKESLNLGRIVPIYPLTEGISQLQMRKIISNALDILTPTIVDIIPPWIREKRKLLPLSQALREIHFPTSAQSLAQARRRLVYEEFFLLQLILALRQKEYKEEKGRSLEFDVFGELEKVLPFTLTNAQRKVIEEVANDMKKGHPMNRLIQGDVGSGKTIVAVAAILIAVRCGYQCALMAPTEILAEQHFIVLSNLLFPLGIKLSLLVGGMTQKEKQMTKKLIAEGETDVVIGTHALLEEDVEFKNLGLVIIDEQHRFGVMQRATLRQKGLNPEVLVMTATPIPRTLALTVYGDLDISIIDELPPGRRPVKTFWVPKSKRKWAYAFVREEIKKGRQAYAVCPLIEESEKLQAEAAEKLASDLARLLPDVRIGLLHGQMRPKEKEQIMREFRDKKIDLLVSTPVIEVGIDVPNATVMVIEDADRFGLAQLHQLRGRVGRGEEQSYCILIATPRSEEAKRRLQVMTETNDGFRIAEEDLAIRGPGEFFGTRQHGLPDLKLANILKDVKILEEAREDALELVVQDPHLRKPEHRLLAKEIRERFGDAIEMLDIG from the coding sequence ATGCTTAAGAATCCCGTTAGATACATAAAAGGTGTTGGCGAAAAGCGAGCCTTCGTGCTCTCCAAGTTGGGCATTCATACGGCACAGGACCTCCTCTATCATTTCCCTCGCAGATGGGAGGATAGGCGTCATTTTAAGAAAATAAGGGAGCTTGTTGATGGGGAGAAAGTGGCGATTCTTGGGAGAGTCCTTGACGCCGAGAGCACTGTGACCCGCAAGGGGCTTGTTATCGTTAAGGCGGTTATTGACGATGTCTCGGGAGTAGCTTATCTCACCTGGTTCAACCAGCCATATATGAAAAAGAGGTTCAAGGCTCTCAGGGGAAAGAGGATTGTAGCCTATGGGACGGTTAAAAAGAACAGATTTGGGGTGGAGATAGAGAATCCTGAGTGGGAAGAAGTGGAAGAGGAGGAAGGGAAGGAGAGCCTGAATCTCGGAAGGATAGTGCCCATTTATCCCTTAACCGAGGGAATCTCTCAACTTCAGATGAGGAAGATAATAAGCAATGCCCTTGATATTCTTACCCCCACCATAGTTGATATTATTCCCCCCTGGATAAGGGAGAAAAGGAAGCTATTGCCTCTTTCCCAGGCGCTGAGGGAAATCCATTTTCCTACAAGCGCTCAGTCCCTCGCACAAGCGAGGAGGAGATTGGTATACGAGGAGTTTTTCCTTCTCCAGCTCATCCTTGCTCTTAGGCAAAAGGAATACAAGGAGGAAAAAGGACGGAGCCTTGAGTTTGATGTATTTGGTGAACTGGAGAAGGTTTTGCCCTTTACCTTAACGAACGCTCAGAGGAAGGTAATAGAGGAAGTGGCAAACGATATGAAGAAGGGGCATCCGATGAATAGACTCATTCAGGGGGATGTGGGCTCTGGCAAGACGATTGTTGCTGTTGCGGCTATCTTGATAGCGGTTCGCTGCGGCTACCAATGCGCCCTTATGGCTCCCACGGAGATATTGGCGGAACAGCATTTCATCGTCCTCAGCAACCTACTCTTCCCCCTCGGCATAAAACTAAGCCTTCTCGTGGGTGGTATGACCCAGAAGGAGAAACAGATGACAAAGAAGCTGATAGCGGAAGGGGAAACGGATGTCGTTATTGGAACCCATGCATTGTTGGAGGAGGATGTGGAATTTAAGAATCTTGGGCTGGTTATAATAGACGAACAGCATAGGTTCGGGGTAATGCAGAGGGCTACTCTCCGCCAGAAAGGATTGAATCCCGAGGTTTTGGTGATGACCGCAACCCCCATACCGAGGACTCTCGCCCTAACCGTTTACGGAGATTTGGACATCTCCATTATAGATGAACTTCCTCCCGGACGCCGTCCGGTGAAGACTTTCTGGGTTCCAAAATCCAAGCGTAAGTGGGCTTATGCCTTCGTGAGGGAGGAGATAAAGAAGGGAAGGCAAGCCTATGCTGTTTGCCCTTTAATTGAGGAATCGGAAAAGCTTCAAGCCGAGGCGGCGGAGAAGCTCGCAAGCGATTTGGCTCGCCTTCTTCCTGATGTGAGGATAGGATTACTTCATGGGCAAATGCGTCCGAAAGAGAAGGAACAGATAATGAGAGAATTTCGGGATAAGAAGATAGACCTTCTCGTCTCCACTCCCGTGATTGAAGTGGGAATTGATGTTCCGAATGCTACTGTGATGGTGATTGAGGATGCGGATAGATTTGGGCTTGCACAATTGCATCAATTGAGGGGGAGGGTAGGTAGAGGAGAGGAGCAGTCATATTGTATCCTCATAGCCACTCCTCGCTCTGAGGAGGCGAAGAGGAGATTGCAGGTTATGACCGAGACAAATGATGGCTTTCGCATAGCGGAGGAGGATTTGGCTATAAGGGGACCGGGTGAGTTCTTCGGCACTCGCCAGCATGGTCTTCCTGATTTAAAGTTGGCGAATATATTAAAAGATGTAAAAATATTAGAAGAGGCAAGAGAAGATGCTCTTGAGCTCGTGGTTCAAGACCCTCATCTCCGCAAGCCGGAACATAGGCTTCTTGCCAAGGAGATAAGGGAAAGATTTGGCGATGCAATTGAGATGTTGGACATAGGTTAA
- a CDS encoding RHS repeat-associated core domain-containing protein, with protein sequence MRSCASNPYVWKTRAGVILSFLLWRPTKGESDELLFLYKKEGEKVWHSISLGEVGFYDYKISPNGQPVALLLGEGENTRTLKVFSLATEGEIRSALIEGEKRRNKEIGYMEGLHELLYKMVQVNLPYGLTIVYAYDYSGKRIAKTAGGTTIDYYFDGDDLIIESQGANILAYYTQGQGLLSQRRNNASYFNHYDGLGSAKALTDANQNIQSTTIYDAWGNILQASGAITNPYLYVGELGYYGDGDAGMYLLTQRWYNPAIGRFVVRDPLNELAHYPYVAGNPFNRRDPEGTGIRDWWRRRKEKAWGKIFKEACEKLCTSYTSEVGVVGWASCKLFCSALWDWAKTIKDLCKWIKKLEREADLCNMAESQYNYDYTNCVILCKNWNRCSNCCHIVSENRGEWVYGRGYELYMQQCENVRGKKATLRYFVGENFWE encoded by the coding sequence ATGAGGAGCTGCGCGAGCAACCCATATGTTTGGAAAACCAGAGCTGGGGTCATTTTGAGTTTTCTTCTCTGGAGACCGACTAAAGGCGAATCAGATGAACTGCTTTTCTTATACAAAAAGGAAGGCGAAAAAGTATGGCATTCCATAAGTTTAGGGGAGGTGGGATTTTACGACTATAAAATCTCCCCCAATGGGCAACCCGTTGCCCTCCTTCTGGGAGAGGGAGAAAATACAAGGACTCTAAAGGTCTTCTCCCTTGCTACCGAAGGGGAAATTCGCAGCGCACTCATTGAAGGGGAGAAAAGAAGAAATAAGGAAATCGGTTATATGGAGGGTCTTCACGAACTTCTTTATAAGATGGTTCAAGTGAATTTGCCCTATGGCTTAACAATTGTCTATGCTTATGACTACTCCGGAAAGAGAATCGCAAAGACAGCTGGTGGAACAACGATAGATTACTATTTTGACGGCGATGATTTGATAATTGAATCTCAAGGAGCGAATATTTTGGCTTATTACACGCAAGGTCAAGGGCTTTTAAGTCAGCGAAGAAACAACGCCTCTTACTTCAACCACTACGACGGTCTCGGCTCAGCGAAAGCTCTGACAGATGCAAATCAAAACATCCAAAGCACAACAATCTACGATGCTTGGGGAAATATCTTACAGGCGAGTGGAGCAATCACAAATCCCTATCTCTATGTTGGAGAGCTCGGGTATTATGGAGATGGCGATGCAGGGATGTATCTTTTGACTCAAAGATGGTATAATCCTGCGATTGGGAGATTTGTCGTGAGGGACCCGCTAAACGAACTTGCTCATTACCCTTATGTAGCGGGGAACCCTTTTAACAGAAGAGACCCTGAAGGAACCGGAATTAGAGATTGGTGGCGAAGAAGAAAGGAAAAAGCTTGGGGAAAAATTTTTAAAGAAGCGTGTGAGAAGCTCTGCACTTCTTATACAAGTGAGGTAGGAGTTGTTGGGTGGGCATCTTGCAAGTTGTTCTGTTCTGCATTATGGGATTGGGCGAAAACTATAAAGGATTTATGTAAGTGGATAAAAAAGCTTGAAAGAGAAGCGGACCTTTGCAACATGGCTGAGAGTCAATATAACTATGATTACACCAATTGTGTGATTCTTTGCAAGAATTGGAATAGATGTAGCAACTGCTGTCATATAGTGAGTGAAAATCGTGGTGAATGGGTTTATGGACGCGGTTACGAGTTGTATATGCAGCAATGCGAAAATGTAAGAGGTAAAAAGGCAACCTTAAGATATTTTGTTGGTGAGAACTTTTGGGAGTAA
- a CDS encoding RHS repeat-associated core domain-containing protein, with the protein MGNVDLATEAQGANILAYYTQGQGLLSQMRNNASYFNHYDGLGSAKALTDANQNIQSTTIYDAWGNILQATGTITNPYLYVGELGYYGDGDAGMYLLTQRWYNPVVGRFVVRDPLKAGRCDLYVYVLNDPQNLVDPAGLKERCPTIYELPKGAKKCFYKCLGFGWVNGMPTYYVDLKCLEKCVKDQMDKVLANYICCLWWKYIYGGEDISKDPWVIHPCEEETSNYELAACERCCHFQTYLCDINSFAPPVVGGASTTQRGRFFKRCYWNCASGCALKFFKLRRKVYER; encoded by the coding sequence ATGGGCAATGTTGATTTAGCGACTGAAGCTCAAGGAGCGAATATATTGGCTTACTACACGCAAGGTCAAGGGCTTTTAAGCCAGATGAGAAACAACGCCTCTTACTTCAACCATTACGATGGTCTCGGCTCAGCGAAAGCTCTGACAGATGCAAATCAAAACATCCAAAGCACAACAATCTACGATGCTTGGGGAAATATTCTCCAAGCTACTGGCACAATCACAAATCCCTATCTCTATGTTGGCGAGCTCGGGTATTATGGAGATGGGGATGCAGGGATGTATCTTTTGACTCAAAGATGGTATAATCCTGTTGTGGGGAGATTTGTCGTGAGGGACCCGTTAAAGGCAGGGAGGTGCGATCTTTATGTTTACGTGTTAAACGACCCTCAAAATTTAGTTGATCCAGCGGGATTAAAGGAACGATGCCCTACCATTTATGAACTCCCTAAAGGCGCTAAGAAATGTTTTTATAAATGTCTAGGCTTTGGTTGGGTAAATGGAATGCCTACATATTATGTGGATTTAAAATGTTTGGAAAAATGTGTAAAAGATCAGATGGACAAGGTTCTTGCGAACTACATTTGCTGTCTTTGGTGGAAGTATATATATGGAGGCGAGGATATATCTAAAGACCCTTGGGTTATACATCCTTGTGAGGAAGAAACTTCTAACTATGAGTTGGCAGCCTGCGAGAGATGTTGTCATTTTCAAACTTATCTCTGTGATATAAATTCTTTTGCTCCTCCTGTTGTAGGTGGCGCTAGCACTACCCAACGTGGCAGATTCTTTAAACGGTGCTACTGGAATTGTGCCTCTGGGTGCGCTTTAAAATTTTTTAAATTAAGGAGGAAGGTGTATGAGAGGTAG
- a CDS encoding BamA/TamA family outer membrane protein: MRARIGVILVLFLSSFALGAKVAEIRIVGNEHISKEAIMGVISTKVGEELDEQKLANDEKAISQMGYFYQVKAVKEESPEGVIVTFITLENPFIKNIKIEGATVFSEKEILSWLKTESGQVLNINSLRSDLETIISQYRQKGYIAIFTREPEPTPDGTLIIYITEMKIGKIEIKGLRKTKRVVVERFIRSKEGSLLNINSLGEDRKRIFDLGLFENVVIDLQPGEKEDLVNVTFDITETKTGQIMVGLGYSAQQGLVGRAEYLENNFRGMAEGLHFLWEVGGYTSKRSYEIGYYKPWIDIHNTSFNISIYDKVIYRWVTEEATSRYDEYRKGVSTTFERPLDDWRRASIGLRSEDVAINPEEGAGLPILGYVKGKVNAARFSYYLDTRDVRRSPKKGIYNIYSIEIGKSSSFFTKQEIDLRRYKPFGKKKNYVLATRLNLAMAEGNIPAFEFYTLGGADNLRGYREDRFWGEKMALLSVELRVPLEKAFFGAVFVDYGSAWGGKYSTSSKFSPHLGAGIGLRFETPLGPIRLDYAWGSEGPRTHFSIGHPF, translated from the coding sequence ATGCGAGCTAGGATAGGAGTAATACTGGTCTTGTTCTTAAGTTCCTTTGCCTTGGGGGCAAAGGTAGCGGAAATCCGTATAGTGGGCAACGAGCACATTTCAAAGGAAGCGATTATGGGCGTTATCTCCACTAAGGTCGGAGAGGAATTAGACGAGCAGAAATTAGCTAACGACGAGAAGGCGATAAGCCAAATGGGATACTTCTACCAGGTCAAGGCTGTTAAAGAGGAAAGTCCCGAAGGCGTGATTGTTACCTTCATCACATTAGAAAATCCCTTCATTAAAAACATAAAAATTGAGGGGGCAACCGTCTTCTCTGAGAAAGAAATCCTCTCCTGGTTGAAAACGGAAAGCGGTCAGGTTTTAAATATTAACTCCCTCCGCAGCGACCTTGAGACCATAATAAGCCAGTATAGGCAGAAAGGTTATATAGCCATTTTCACGAGGGAACCGGAGCCTACCCCAGATGGAACCCTCATCATCTATATAACAGAGATGAAAATTGGCAAGATAGAAATCAAAGGATTGCGTAAGACAAAAAGGGTCGTTGTGGAGAGGTTCATAAGAAGCAAGGAGGGCTCTCTATTGAACATAAATTCGTTAGGGGAGGACAGGAAGAGGATATTTGACCTGGGCTTATTTGAAAATGTCGTAATTGACCTCCAGCCAGGAGAAAAGGAGGATTTAGTGAATGTAACATTTGATATCACGGAAACGAAAACTGGGCAGATAATGGTGGGATTGGGTTATAGCGCACAGCAGGGGCTGGTAGGAAGGGCGGAGTACTTGGAAAATAACTTCAGGGGAATGGCTGAGGGATTGCATTTCCTGTGGGAAGTTGGTGGATATACAAGCAAAAGAAGCTACGAAATCGGATATTATAAGCCATGGATTGATATACACAATACATCTTTCAATATTTCTATTTACGACAAGGTTATTTATAGATGGGTAACCGAGGAAGCAACTTCCCGCTACGATGAGTATCGAAAGGGTGTTTCAACGACATTTGAGAGACCCCTTGATGATTGGAGAAGGGCTTCCATTGGTTTGAGGAGCGAGGATGTAGCTATAAATCCCGAGGAAGGAGCTGGTTTACCGATACTTGGATATGTGAAGGGGAAAGTTAATGCCGCAAGATTCAGCTACTATCTTGATACGAGAGATGTAAGGCGAAGCCCCAAAAAGGGTATTTACAATATTTATTCCATAGAGATAGGGAAATCTTCCTCCTTCTTTACAAAGCAGGAGATAGACCTCCGTCGCTACAAACCCTTTGGGAAGAAGAAAAATTATGTTCTTGCCACAAGATTGAACTTGGCAATGGCAGAGGGAAACATACCAGCTTTCGAGTTCTATACCTTGGGCGGCGCCGATAACCTGCGTGGTTATAGGGAAGACCGGTTCTGGGGAGAGAAAATGGCTCTGTTATCCGTGGAATTGAGGGTTCCACTTGAGAAGGCTTTCTTCGGGGCGGTATTCGTTGATTATGGTTCCGCTTGGGGAGGTAAGTATTCAACCAGCAGCAAATTCTCTCCCCATCTGGGAGCGGGAATAGGTTTGAGGTTTGAAACCCCTCTCGGTCCTATAAGGCTTGACTATGCTTGGGGCTCCGAGGGACCGAGAACCCACTTCAGCATCGGTCATCCCTTCTAA
- a CDS encoding sigma-70 family RNA polymerase sigma factor: protein MEFKKLSKEELDKLFEEILDKYERKIFNMIYRMIGNYDDAVDLTQETFLRVYKSLRSFRGEANIYTWIYQIALNLCRTKMAQDRKMKVTSLDEVIETEEGEVEREIPDESMTPEQVYEAKSIQEAVQKAIEKLPVPYREVIVLHDLQGFSYQEIANMLGTSEEAVRVRLHRARKRLKELLEPFIKE from the coding sequence ATGGAGTTCAAAAAACTAAGCAAAGAAGAATTAGATAAACTATTTGAGGAAATATTGGATAAATATGAGAGAAAAATCTTCAACATGATATATAGAATGATAGGAAACTACGACGATGCGGTTGACCTTACTCAGGAGACCTTCCTCAGGGTCTATAAGAGCCTGAGAAGTTTTAGAGGTGAGGCAAACATTTATACTTGGATTTATCAAATAGCTTTAAACCTCTGCAGGACGAAGATGGCGCAGGACAGAAAGATGAAGGTCACATCTTTAGACGAGGTGATTGAAACAGAGGAGGGAGAAGTAGAGAGGGAAATTCCCGATGAGTCCATGACCCCGGAGCAAGTTTATGAGGCGAAGAGCATTCAGGAAGCGGTTCAAAAAGCTATTGAGAAGCTTCCGGTTCCTTATAGGGAGGTCATTGTCCTTCACGACTTGCAGGGTTTTTCCTATCAGGAAATAGCGAATATGTTGGGGACAAGCGAGGAGGCTGTGAGAGTGAGATTGCACAGAGCAAGAAAAAGGTTGAAAGAATTGTTGGAACCGTTTATAAAAGAATAA
- a CDS encoding translocation/assembly module TamB domain-containing protein yields the protein MACAHKTKKNKESREWMIAFPFLLFLSLFIFLLYLFARNVLFVFNNLQGMVSNIATESWGQDIRIGKVKIEPFKGRIILSDISVKGTMPNLPPLAKMDKMTISIKPFSLFKEKDLSRSIKDVRINNLVFVLFCDEKGRWNIRPPKPTKPTKGIPPSFPIYIQNLQGKLTDLSFSKREWMLKGKGNIYLLRGETKVKFEGTLNKAPFVVVGRNSPQGFEARLSLKSLAFSLPYGKGVLSANLFFNRSGKNLRWETQASLKNASLKYKKLPFKVFNCSLNFVGNQDVCGIRDLKVQTDNGLKFGMEKAVFSLKKPNLFEIKGNIEGRAKALSDLLKSAFKVKGLAKMGDFPLKGEIYASGNLSNPLIEANIRFSRIMFRGLSISENKLSLLYFKDKLEVVKGESKVGDGEASYRGLIDLKSSDYMLEGKIENFSITKLPGNLKSELIRKLKLEDFPKGEIKSLALYGKGNLKKKPSIEGYAEISMFKYVKVFEENLYINFSYKEGIIDLRRVAVEDAKGRFAFKGQVDVDKEEINGEFEGMDIKIGEISHLLKAGDFKGVAYLRGYIKGPVSDPAFGGAVEAFNIGMRQYEGDYLLIEFEGNWEKLRFPRLFFLKGLGEGRAEGEINLKERIVNLKGRAEKIALSQLVNERAFKGGVGEVDFVIKGPLTSPQIVLDFKARDFLVENTYAKYAQGEISWSEGEATIKNGKLVMKEGEIDLEGRLVGREILLSLEGKHLSFSDLPLSNEIKGFFNFQGKLAGTLMNPYFEGEVKAEPVYENNEVGKLETSLFVSKERLEVRDLTYEVEGGKVSASLLYLFRNKTLSGYIEGKNIPVSLAERLTRVERIPSFQGRLSTNVRISGTVDKPNITGVFRCEDIGNRYFSLSTLEGDYSFEKNLLIVENLRGVEKEMSVNGKGRVDLERMDFSLEIETSKMPLSTLSFLLPSITPTGEANLKIEGEGSLQAPLFRASFSSPKIELNGELLNNLFLEAELGQGSLGIKGFSFFVDGKEVKGEAQIPWDMKEGIRRDSPLKASLRWEKQKISFLRRILPYFKEIDGETTGEIHLEGTFNNPKALGFVNLEDGYMKPKGFEEGLKNVNARMNLQGNKAVFERASFQLGRGEGEVKGGISIGKGGFQLEASADLRNLTFKENNISGYGERFEGSLNGVVSVIGSIRSPLILGQLVLTNSKIDVSSYTTPKGQAGGGRQIFNPSFLMDVSVGSNCWFIFSGSRVLAEGRLELAGTLKTPIVQGHFSSRSGLVALSNYVFRLKEGAADLFYGFDTLRLNVLARAETMVSGYKITANISGPYEDLKISFTSSPPLPQRAILAMFVPTEFASDPEKFIKKELTSAFAIGIESKLLAPFEFSLAEAMGLEELSFEYSFEGVPVLRLRQEIFPDTYISYSRWLATPKGRYILSFERRLKGDVFLTFTTDELKRKIWGVEGSLRF from the coding sequence ATGGCTTGTGCTCATAAGACAAAAAAGAACAAAGAAAGCAGGGAGTGGATGATTGCGTTTCCCTTCCTTCTCTTCCTCTCCCTTTTCATTTTTCTGCTCTATCTTTTTGCTCGTAATGTGCTTTTCGTTTTCAACAATTTGCAAGGAATGGTATCAAATATAGCGACTGAATCATGGGGACAGGATATCCGAATAGGAAAGGTAAAGATAGAGCCCTTTAAAGGGAGAATCATCTTGAGCGATATATCAGTGAAGGGAACGATGCCAAATCTCCCTCCTCTCGCGAAGATGGATAAAATGACTATATCCATCAAGCCTTTTTCTTTATTTAAGGAAAAGGATTTGTCGCGCAGCATAAAGGATGTGAGAATAAACAACCTGGTTTTCGTTCTTTTTTGCGATGAAAAAGGGAGATGGAACATACGTCCCCCAAAACCGACAAAGCCAACGAAAGGAATTCCCCCTTCCTTTCCCATTTATATTCAAAATCTCCAGGGAAAATTGACCGACCTCTCCTTCAGTAAAAGGGAATGGATGTTGAAGGGGAAAGGAAATATATACCTTTTGAGGGGGGAAACTAAAGTAAAGTTTGAGGGAACGTTAAACAAAGCCCCATTTGTCGTCGTGGGAAGAAATTCCCCTCAGGGCTTTGAAGCAAGACTTTCCCTTAAATCCCTTGCCTTCTCCCTGCCCTATGGGAAAGGGGTTCTGAGCGCTAACCTTTTCTTTAATAGAAGCGGGAAAAATCTTCGCTGGGAGACACAAGCAAGCTTGAAAAACGCTTCCCTAAAGTACAAAAAATTGCCATTTAAGGTCTTTAATTGCTCCTTGAACTTCGTGGGGAATCAAGATGTCTGCGGGATAAGGGATTTGAAAGTGCAAACCGATAACGGGCTGAAATTTGGGATGGAAAAGGCGGTGTTTTCCCTTAAGAAACCCAATCTATTTGAAATCAAGGGAAATATAGAGGGAAGGGCTAAAGCTCTTTCAGATTTACTAAAAAGCGCTTTTAAAGTGAAGGGGCTTGCAAAGATGGGCGACTTTCCCCTAAAAGGGGAAATATACGCCTCCGGCAATTTATCAAATCCGTTAATTGAGGCAAATATCCGCTTTTCTCGCATAATGTTTAGGGGCTTGTCTATTAGCGAGAATAAATTAAGCCTTTTATATTTTAAAGATAAATTGGAGGTCGTGAAAGGAGAAAGCAAGGTAGGGGATGGGGAGGCAAGCTATAGAGGTCTCATTGACTTGAAGAGTTCCGACTATATGCTTGAGGGGAAAATAGAGAACTTTTCCATTACCAAATTGCCAGGAAATTTAAAAAGCGAGTTGATTAGAAAGCTAAAATTGGAGGATTTCCCCAAAGGCGAAATAAAAAGCCTGGCTTTATATGGAAAAGGTAACCTCAAAAAGAAACCGAGCATAGAGGGATATGCTGAGATATCAATGTTTAAGTATGTTAAAGTTTTTGAAGAAAATTTATACATCAATTTTTCATATAAAGAGGGAATTATTGATTTAAGAAGAGTCGCTGTAGAGGACGCTAAGGGGAGATTCGCTTTTAAGGGGCAGGTAGATGTTGATAAGGAGGAGATAAACGGCGAATTTGAAGGGATGGATATTAAAATAGGAGAAATTTCTCACCTATTAAAAGCAGGTGACTTTAAAGGGGTTGCGTATCTAAGGGGATATATAAAAGGTCCAGTGTCCGATCCCGCTTTTGGAGGTGCTGTTGAAGCATTCAATATTGGGATGAGGCAATATGAGGGCGATTATCTTCTCATTGAGTTTGAGGGAAACTGGGAAAAGCTCCGATTCCCTCGTTTGTTTTTCCTTAAAGGGTTAGGTGAAGGTAGGGCAGAGGGGGAAATAAATCTCAAGGAAAGGATTGTCAATTTAAAGGGGAGAGCGGAGAAAATCGCCCTAAGCCAATTGGTCAACGAAAGGGCATTTAAGGGGGGGGTGGGGGAGGTTGATTTCGTAATCAAAGGTCCACTAACTTCTCCCCAAATTGTCCTTGATTTCAAGGCAAGGGATTTCTTGGTTGAGAATACTTATGCAAAATATGCCCAAGGCGAAATTAGCTGGAGTGAAGGCGAAGCTACCATAAAGAATGGCAAACTCGTTATGAAAGAAGGGGAGATAGATTTGGAGGGAAGATTAGTGGGTAGGGAAATTCTCTTATCTCTTGAGGGCAAACATTTGTCCTTCTCGGATTTGCCTCTTAGCAATGAGATTAAGGGGTTTTTCAACTTTCAAGGGAAATTGGCGGGAACTTTAATGAATCCTTATTTTGAGGGAGAAGTGAAGGCAGAGCCTGTATATGAAAATAATGAAGTTGGAAAGTTAGAGACATCTTTATTTGTTAGCAAGGAAAGGTTAGAGGTAAGGGATTTGACTTATGAGGTTGAAGGAGGAAAGGTATCCGCTTCTCTCCTTTATCTATTCAGAAACAAAACGCTGAGCGGATATATAGAGGGGAAAAACATTCCTGTCTCCTTGGCTGAAAGGCTGACAAGAGTTGAGAGAATCCCTTCCTTCCAAGGAAGGCTATCAACAAATGTGAGGATAAGTGGGACTGTTGATAAACCAAACATAACCGGAGTCTTTCGTTGTGAGGATATAGGGAATCGTTATTTCTCCCTATCAACCCTTGAGGGAGATTATTCCTTTGAGAAGAATCTTTTAATAGTAGAGAACTTGAGAGGGGTAGAAAAGGAGATGAGCGTGAATGGCAAGGGAAGGGTGGATTTGGAGAGGATGGATTTCTCGTTGGAAATTGAGACAAGCAAGATGCCTCTCTCTACCCTTTCTTTTCTCCTTCCTTCAATCACCCCAACTGGGGAGGCAAATTTAAAGATAGAAGGAGAGGGGAGTCTCCAAGCTCCCTTATTTAGAGCAAGTTTCAGCTCTCCAAAGATAGAGTTAAACGGTGAGCTGTTAAATAATTTATTCTTGGAAGCGGAGCTTGGGCAAGGAAGCCTCGGAATAAAAGGCTTTTCCTTTTTTGTGGACGGAAAAGAGGTGAAGGGGGAGGCGCAGATACCTTGGGATATGAAGGAAGGAATCAGGCGTGATTCGCCTTTAAAGGCATCACTCCGTTGGGAGAAGCAGAAGATTTCCTTTTTGAGAAGAATCTTACCCTATTTTAAGGAAATTGATGGAGAAACAACCGGGGAAATTCATCTTGAGGGTACATTTAATAACCCAAAAGCTTTGGGATTTGTGAATTTAGAAGACGGATATATGAAACCAAAAGGGTTTGAAGAAGGTCTAAAAAATGTGAATGCACGTATGAACCTACAAGGAAATAAAGCTGTTTTTGAAAGAGCCAGCTTCCAACTTGGAAGAGGGGAGGGAGAGGTTAAAGGCGGTATCTCAATAGGCAAAGGAGGTTTCCAGTTAGAGGCATCGGCGGATTTAAGAAATTTGACATTCAAGGAGAACAATATCTCGGGATATGGGGAAAGATTTGAGGGAAGCTTAAACGGAGTTGTTAGCGTAATAGGAAGCATAAGGAGTCCGCTTATCTTGGGGCAACTCGTTCTAACGAATTCAAAAATTGATGTCTCTTCTTATACCACTCCAAAAGGGCAAGCGGGAGGAGGAAGACAGATATTCAATCCTTCCTTCTTGATGGATGTATCTGTTGGGAGCAACTGTTGGTTTATCTTCTCCGGTTCTCGTGTTCTCGCGGAGGGAAGGTTGGAGCTCGCGGGAACATTGAAAACTCCAATTGTGCAAGGACATTTCTCCTCCCGAAGCGGGTTGGTTGCTCTATCAAACTATGTGTTTAGATTGAAAGAAGGAGCGGCTGATTTATTCTATGGGTTTGATACCCTAAGGTTGAATGTTCTTGCTCGTGCGGAGACAATGGTCAGTGGATATAAAATAACCGCAAACATATCCGGTCCCTATGAGGATTTAAAGATTAGTTTCACTAGCTCCCCTCCATTGCCTCAAAGAGCCATACTTGCGATGTTCGTGCCTACCGAATTCGCAAGTGACCCGGAGAAATTCATAAAAAAGGAGTTAACCAGTGCCTTTGCCATAGGGATTGAGAGCAAGTTGCTTGCTCCTTTTGAATTCAGCTTAGCTGAAGCTATGGGCTTAGAGGAACTCTCTTTTGAATATAGCTTTGAAGGAGTTCCAGTTTTAAGGCTGAGGCAGGAGATTTTCCCCGACACCTACATCTCCTATTCGCGCTGGCTTGCGACTCCTAAGGGACGCTATATTTTAAGCTTTGAAAGAAGGTTGAAGGGAGATGTATTTCTAACCTTCACCACCGATGAGTTAAAAAGGAAAATTTGGGGCGTGGAAGGGAGCTTGAGATTCTAA